CGGGGCATTATCGAGGTCCCCGCTTGACTTTTCCGGAAAACGTGCTCCTGCTGTGCTTGACGGATGGGCAGAAGAAAATCATCCAAAGCGAGACTGTGCACGATATGCGGCGAGCCGATGCGCAAGAACGGGACGACATCGTCGGGCAGGCAGCGGTGGCGGTGCATGCGCTGCCGCGCGAGCAGCGCGGGCTACGGCGGCAACGCGCGGGGAAGCGCCGAGTTCCGCGCGTTCCTAGTCTGGGTGACCGGCCGGATGACGCTTGCGCAGGCCGCCGCGATGCTCGGGGTGTCGCCGCGCACGTTCATCCGTCGCATCCAATGGTGCGACACCGGAAGCCGCGCGGCATACACCCGGCTGTTCTCCAGGCTGCCCGCCCCGCGCGCGCTCGTCACCGACGGGGGCGCCGGATGCGCCGCGGCCGCCGCCGACACGTGGAAAGACACAAGAATCCAACGGTGCCTCGTGCACGTGCTGGGCAACACGCGCACGGACCTCACCTGCAGGCCACGCACCGACGCGGGCAAAGACCTGCTCAGGCTCGCCGGGAAACTCGTGAAGGTCCGCGACGCCGACGCCGCCGCGGCCTGGCTCAACCTGCTCAACGACTGGCACACCCGCTACGCCGACATCATCGGCCAACGCACCACTGCACGCGACGACCCCGGCAACCCCAAAGCCCGCGCCGGACGCACATGGTGGTGGACCCACGCCCGGTTGAGACGCGCCTATTACCGGTTCATCCGCCTGCAACGTGACGGTACGCTGTTCGCGTTCTGCGAGCCCGCCTCCGCAGGCAGCGTCCCGTCCACCACCAACCGTCCCGAGGGCGGTGTCAACGCCGACATCAAGCGCGTCCTCGACGCCCACCGCGGCCTGACGGAGGAACACATGAAACGCGTATGCGAATGGGTATTGTACATGAAGACGCACAACCCCGACCCCGGGTCGTTCATCACCGCCGCACACGACGAAACCACCGAGCCGCCCACCACGAGCACCGGCCTGCCCGCCGGCAGCATACAAGATGCCGCACCCGGCGTTGACGCCTACGAATCAGGATTCGACATCAGGAAAGGCTGGGCAGGCAAGACCCGATGACGCCAGATAACGTCCGGTTTTTTGCGCAAATTGGTGGGTGCTTTTTGAGGTGGTGGAGCATGGCTTGTCACCTGTGTACGATTTCAGTCGCCAGACCATTAACCGCTCTAGAAAAGCAGGCGACAGAACCATGCCCGATACAATCATACAAGTCAACCAAGCCATGTTCGAGACCCAATTGGATCGCATGGTCACCCAGAAGGTCACCGAGATC
This Bifidobacterium sp. WK041_4_12 DNA region includes the following protein-coding sequences:
- a CDS encoding transposase — protein: MRKNGTTSSGRQRWRCMRCRASSAGYGGNARGSAEFRAFLVWVTGRMTLAQAAAMLGVSPRTFIRRIQWCDTGSRAAYTRLFSRLPAPRALVTDGGAGCAAAAADTWKDTRIQRCLVHVLGNTRTDLTCRPRTDAGKDLLRLAGKLVKVRDADAAAAWLNLLNDWHTRYADIIGQRTTARDDPGNPKARAGRTWWWTHARLRRAYYRFIRLQRDGTLFAFCEPASAGSVPSTTNRPEGGVNADIKRVLDAHRGLTEEHMKRVCEWVLYMKTHNPDPGSFITAAHDETTEPPTTSTGLPAGSIQDAAPGVDAYESGFDIRKGWAGKTR